A genomic segment from Hippoglossus stenolepis isolate QCI-W04-F060 chromosome 3, HSTE1.2, whole genome shotgun sequence encodes:
- the ldlrad2 gene encoding low-density lipoprotein receptor class A domain-containing protein 2: MMEVENCWQRVFRLLLLLCFMTLHSSAIETVNVVDFCGQMIRGDGMIVNSHQESKKYYFVTMGTDCHLTMQAISPKDKVQFHFRFFLVYSLLRVAPMSPAPLFPESPHDPVPLNPRLEPTSGENLGDPCHAGSYVQFYDGRDRSSPSLGPPLCGKSPPRPVLSTGNYLTLRLVTRGTQPRVDFVGDFTSFRLGFNQSECSSDPYFTCRNGKCIPLSLVCDDKGIDNCGDGSDLEENLTTGCKAGQLLPPEPPPPIATPPPPFGNPPTVPLPTHMNCGMPDSAPSHESVTDSPSSLSLLILYIILAVVAGGLVLCWCCWSPGWFLWRVSICRFLPCCNLACASCQMCARSCIHSKEHRLAKVTPHTPINGIPTGTAATGNNAEENVTTAAV; this comes from the exons atgATGGAGGTGGAGAATTGTTGGCAGCGTGTGTTCaggctgctcctcctgctctgcttcaTGACTCTGCACAGCTCGGCCATCGAGACCG taAATGTGGTGGACTTCTGTGGCCAGATGATCCGAGGTGACGGCATGATCGTGAACTCGCATCAGGAATCCAAGAAGTACTACTTTGTAACCATGGGGACTGACTGCCACCTCACCATGCAGGCCATCTCTCCTAAAGACAAAGTCCAGTTCCACTTCCGTTTCTTCCTGGTCTACAGTTTGCTGCGAGTGGCCCCGATGAGCCCAGCCCCTCTCTTCCCAGAGTCCCCTCATGACCCTGTACCCCTCAACCCGAGACTGGAGCCCACCTCTGGTGAAAACCTGGGGGACCCGTGTCACGCCGGCTCATACGTTCAGTTTTATGATGGGAGGGACAGGAGTTCACCTTCCCTCGGGCCACCTCTTTGTGGGAAGAGCCCACCCAGGCCAGTGCTGTCAACAGGAAACTACTTGACCCTAAGGCTGGTGACCCGGGGGACTCAGCCCAGAGTCGATTTTGTGGGAGACTTCACCTCCTTCAGACTGG gtttcaaccaatcagagtgcaGCAGTGACCCCTACTTCACCTGTAGGAATGGCAAGTGTATCCCTCTCAGCCTGGTGTGTGATGATAAAGGCATTGACAACTGTGGGGATGGAAGTGACCTGGAGGAAAACTTAACCACAGGCTGCAAAG CAGGTCAGTTATTACCTCCTGAACCTCCACCACCGATAGCCACACCACCCCCACCTTTTGGGAATCCACCCACAGTGCCACTTCCCACACATATGAACTGTGGCATGCCAGACAGCGCTCCCAGCCATGAGTCAGTAACAG actctccttcctccctgtctctgttGATCCTCTACATCATCCTGGCTGTGGTGGCGGGTGGCTTGGTGctgtgctggtgctgctggtcaCCTGGCTGGTTCCTGTGGCGTGTCAGCATCTGTCGCTTTTTACCCTGCTGCAACTTGGCCTGCGCCTCTTGCCAGATGTGTGCCCGCAGCTGCATCCACAGCAAGGAGCACCGACTGGCAAAAGTCACCCCACACACACCTATCAATGGGATCCCGACTGGCACAGCAGCCACTGGCAACAATGCGGAGGAAAATGTTACCACAGCTGCTGTTTAG
- the LOC118104963 gene encoding G0/G1 switch protein 2-like, with protein METMQELIPFAKEMLSQKPGRGLLKVYLLGSMFAVLGTIIGLVETVCQPFSSGQWMDAESVLMLAREQRTLKAETQNNVGGQEGTEEKDEELAHKNGATTLSMTLSKTHRLSHRTMANRLHAS; from the coding sequence ATGGAAACCATGCAGGAGCTGATCCCCTTTGCCAAAGAGATGTTGAGTCAGAAACCCGGACGGGGTCTTTTGAAGGTTTATCTGCTGGGCTCCATGTTTGCTGTACTGGGGACAATCATCGGGTTGGTTGAAACTGTGTGTCAACCCTTCTCCTCTGGTCAGTGGATGGATGCAGAAAGTGTCCTCATGTTGGCCCGGGAGCAGAGAACTCTTAAGGCGGAGACACAGAACAATGTGGGAGGCCAGGAAGGTACGGAGGAGAAGGATGAGGAGCTGGCTCATAAAAATGGGGCCACGACCCTCAGCATGACACTCTCTAAGACTCACAGACTCAGCCATCGAACCATGGCCAACCGGCTGCATGCTTCCTAA